The following are from one region of the Paramagnetospirillum magnetotacticum MS-1 genome:
- a CDS encoding glycosyltransferase family 4 protein produces the protein MRVTIAVHGRFHGFDLARELWGRGRLERLITTYPAFAVRRFLPADLPVRTIAWLEALRRLPLVPSPDLFIGKAFARFVAANLPEEPGILVGWSGATLEAMDPARARGFRVVIERGSSHIRHQAEVLAAEAKRFGLASAGVDPRMIEREEAEYVLADLISVPTGFARDTFLARGVAAEKLVVNPYGVDLAGFAPAAHRRESEAPRILFVGRVGLRKGVPTLLEAGRRLKGACEVRLVGPVEAGMDTLLGAGGAHVAGPKPGAALPGEYAEADIFCLPSLEEGLPLTLLQAMASGLPVVATPETGAADLITHGVEGLIVPSHDPEALTAALRGLAADPERRRAMGEAARRRVEAGFGWSDYGERAVAAYDRLVQRP, from the coding sequence ATGCGGGTCACAATCGCCGTGCACGGGCGCTTTCATGGCTTTGATCTGGCCCGCGAATTATGGGGCAGGGGCCGGTTGGAGCGGCTGATCACCACCTATCCCGCCTTTGCCGTTCGCCGGTTTCTGCCCGCCGATCTGCCGGTGCGGACCATTGCTTGGCTGGAGGCCTTGCGGCGTCTGCCCCTTGTTCCGTCGCCCGATCTCTTTATCGGCAAGGCCTTCGCCCGTTTCGTTGCCGCCAATCTGCCCGAGGAGCCGGGCATCCTGGTGGGTTGGAGCGGCGCCACCCTGGAAGCCATGGACCCGGCGCGCGCACGGGGGTTCCGGGTGGTGATCGAGCGTGGCTCCAGCCATATCCGCCATCAGGCCGAGGTTCTTGCGGCGGAGGCGAAACGCTTTGGCTTGGCCTCGGCCGGGGTCGATCCCCGCATGATCGAGCGCGAGGAGGCGGAATACGTCCTTGCCGATCTGATCTCGGTTCCGACCGGCTTTGCCCGCGATACCTTTCTGGCGCGAGGAGTGGCGGCGGAAAAGCTGGTGGTCAATCCCTACGGGGTCGATCTGGCGGGCTTTGCCCCTGCGGCCCATCGTCGGGAGTCCGAGGCGCCCCGCATCCTGTTCGTCGGCCGGGTGGGCCTGCGCAAGGGCGTCCCCACTCTGCTGGAGGCCGGGCGGCGGCTGAAAGGCGCCTGCGAAGTGCGTCTTGTGGGGCCTGTGGAGGCGGGCATGGACACCTTACTTGGTGCAGGCGGCGCCCATGTGGCGGGGCCGAAGCCGGGTGCGGCGCTTCCCGGCGAATACGCCGAGGCCGACATCTTCTGCCTGCCGTCACTGGAGGAAGGGCTGCCGTTGACCCTCTTGCAGGCCATGGCCTCTGGCCTTCCGGTGGTGGCGACACCCGAGACCGGGGCTGCCGACCTGATCACCCACGGTGTCGAGGGACTGATCGTGCCGTCGCATGACCCGGAGGCGTTGACGGCGGCATTGCGGGGCCTGGCCGCCGATCCCGAACGCCGCCGCGCCATGGGCGAAGCGGCCCGGCGACGGGTGGAGGCCGGATTCGGCTGGTCCGACTATGGAGAGCGGGCGGTGGCGGCCTATGACCGCTTGGTTCAGCGCCCGTAA
- a CDS encoding oligosaccharide flippase family protein, whose amino-acid sequence MAGLRQLSLSGAYLVGGTIIQALIAFAANLVLVRHLDPADFGRFAVVQAGAGLVLSLISLRVGTQVLGAPEAEMTLEVRRRLFSVLGIETLAAGLITVLWLATNDVWHWSDLLLVAAVLIVHWSTHDRTFFERSMRYGLLALIETGTSVAGHVLAIALVLGGAGVATIYIRELFIALAGLAVLGGMGTLSFYRPHWPSWMEWRQVLRNVRGIWLDSVLEGSFQRLVLLVVSAVGGLTGAGLFYQANRLAVVPQQFLQPVTSRVLFTWLARQDDESVRRAGCRKALLLLALPLGVAALVVWLWADPLVPMIFGPAWAPAAAILAALVGVILAVLPFEVLRSYAVAARRVRLLLVARLVQYAAFLLPLAPFWWSGAWEVQPVAWALSASCVAAFLALAVLVLRRRG is encoded by the coding sequence ATGGCCGGGCTGCGGCAGCTCTCTCTCAGCGGCGCCTATCTGGTGGGCGGAACCATCATCCAAGCGCTGATCGCCTTTGCCGCCAATCTGGTCCTGGTCCGCCATCTCGATCCCGCTGATTTCGGCCGTTTCGCCGTGGTCCAGGCGGGGGCCGGGCTGGTGCTGTCGCTGATCTCGCTCAGGGTCGGCACCCAGGTGCTGGGCGCGCCCGAGGCCGAGATGACCCTGGAAGTTCGCCGCCGCCTGTTCTCGGTTCTGGGCATCGAGACCCTGGCGGCGGGGCTGATCACCGTGCTGTGGCTGGCTACCAACGATGTCTGGCATTGGTCGGACCTGTTGCTGGTGGCGGCGGTGCTGATCGTGCATTGGAGCACCCATGACCGCACCTTCTTCGAACGCTCCATGCGCTATGGCCTCCTGGCCCTGATCGAGACCGGCACCAGCGTGGCCGGGCATGTGTTGGCCATCGCCCTCGTCTTGGGCGGAGCCGGGGTGGCGACAATCTATATCCGCGAGCTGTTCATCGCCCTGGCTGGCCTTGCCGTTCTTGGCGGTATGGGAACGCTGAGCTTCTATCGCCCTCATTGGCCGTCCTGGATGGAGTGGCGTCAGGTGCTGCGCAATGTGCGGGGCATCTGGCTGGACAGCGTGCTGGAAGGCAGCTTCCAGCGCCTCGTCCTGCTGGTGGTCAGCGCGGTCGGCGGGCTGACCGGCGCGGGGCTGTTCTATCAGGCCAACCGTCTGGCGGTGGTACCGCAGCAATTCCTTCAGCCCGTGACCTCGCGGGTGCTGTTCACCTGGCTGGCGCGCCAGGACGATGAGAGTGTGCGCCGGGCGGGATGCCGCAAGGCCCTGCTGTTGTTGGCGTTGCCACTCGGCGTGGCGGCGCTGGTGGTCTGGCTGTGGGCCGATCCCCTGGTTCCCATGATCTTCGGTCCCGCCTGGGCGCCCGCCGCCGCCATCCTGGCCGCCCTGGTCGGGGTCATCCTGGCGGTGTTGCCCTTCGAGGTCCTGCGCTCCTATGCGGTGGCGGCGCGCCGGGTGCGGCTGCTGCTGGTGGCGCGTCTGGTTCAGTATGCGGCATTCCTGCTGCCCTTAGCGCCGTTCTGGTGGAGCGGGGCTTGGGAGGTGCAGCCGGTGGCTTGGGCGCTGTCGGCGTCCTGCGTGGCCGCTTTTCTGGCCCTGGCCGTCCTGGTCCTGCGGCGGAGGGGCTGA
- a CDS encoding mannose-1-phosphate guanylyltransferase/mannose-6-phosphate isomerase: MSGPIPVILSGGAGTRLWPLSRELMPKQLLKLTGERTLLQETALRLGAPPVVVCNFEHRFIVAEQLREEGIEPRAVVIEPVGRNTAPAAAVAALMLAESDPDALMLLMPSDHLIADTGAFRRAVDIAVPLARQGCMVTFGITPTGPNTGYGYIKRGAALDGGFMVERFVEKPDLATAESYVASGKYTWNSGIFLLPVGLFLAELDRFAPGIKTGSAEALAKGQRDLFFFRLDETTFAAIEGRSIDYAVMEPSDKVAVVPVDMGWSDIGSWSALWQESPRNADGNVILGDVLAVDSTDCYLRSQDHLVATVGVSNLVVIATDDAVLVADKSRDQEVKAVVEALKREGRPEATQGTRGWRPWGWYKTIEQGERFKVKQIHVDPGAKLSLQKHWHRSEHWVVVKGTALVTCGDTSFVLRENESTFIPAGTNHRLENPGKVPLRLIEVQSGEYVGEDDIVRVEDDYGR, encoded by the coding sequence ATGAGCGGCCCCATTCCGGTGATTCTGTCCGGCGGCGCGGGGACGCGCCTGTGGCCTCTGTCGCGCGAGCTGATGCCCAAGCAATTGCTCAAGTTGACGGGTGAGCGCACGTTGTTGCAGGAGACCGCGCTGCGCCTAGGCGCCCCCCCGGTGGTGGTGTGCAATTTCGAGCACCGCTTCATCGTCGCCGAGCAGTTGCGGGAAGAAGGCATCGAGCCCCGTGCCGTGGTGATCGAGCCGGTGGGCCGCAACACCGCCCCGGCAGCGGCGGTGGCCGCCCTGATGCTGGCGGAAAGTGACCCCGACGCCCTGATGCTGCTGATGCCGTCGGACCACCTGATCGCCGATACCGGGGCCTTCCGCCGCGCGGTGGATATCGCCGTGCCGCTGGCCCGCCAGGGGTGCATGGTGACCTTCGGCATCACGCCCACCGGCCCCAATACCGGTTACGGCTACATCAAGCGCGGGGCGGCTCTGGACGGCGGCTTCATGGTCGAGCGCTTTGTCGAAAAGCCCGATCTGGCCACTGCGGAAAGCTATGTGGCCTCTGGCAAGTACACCTGGAACAGCGGCATCTTCCTGCTGCCCGTCGGCCTGTTTCTGGCCGAACTTGATCGATTCGCCCCCGGAATCAAGACGGGCTCTGCCGAAGCCCTGGCCAAGGGCCAGCGCGACCTGTTCTTCTTCCGCTTGGACGAGACGACCTTTGCCGCTATCGAGGGCCGCTCCATCGATTACGCGGTGATGGAGCCCTCGGACAAAGTAGCCGTAGTCCCCGTCGACATGGGCTGGTCCGATATCGGCTCGTGGTCGGCGCTGTGGCAGGAAAGCCCGCGCAATGCCGACGGCAACGTCATCCTGGGCGATGTGCTGGCGGTGGATTCCACCGATTGCTATCTGCGCAGCCAGGACCATCTGGTGGCCACGGTGGGGGTGAGCAACCTTGTGGTCATCGCCACCGACGATGCCGTGCTGGTGGCCGACAAAAGCCGCGACCAGGAGGTCAAGGCGGTGGTCGAAGCCTTGAAGCGCGAGGGCCGCCCCGAGGCGACCCAAGGCACGCGCGGCTGGCGTCCCTGGGGCTGGTACAAGACCATCGAGCAGGGCGAGCGCTTCAAGGTGAAGCAGATCCACGTCGATCCGGGGGCGAAACTTTCCCTGCAAAAGCACTGGCACCGCTCGGAACACTGGGTGGTGGTCAAGGGAACGGCGCTGGTCACCTGCGGCGACACGTCCTTCGTGCTGCGCGAAAACGAATCCACCTTCATCCCCGCTGGCACCAATCACCGGCTGGAAAACCCAGGCAAGGTGCCGCTGCGTCTGATCGAAGTGCAGTCGGGCGAATATGTGGGCGAGGACGATATCGTCCGCGTCGAGGACGATTACGGGCGCTGA